One window of the Branchiostoma lanceolatum isolate klBraLanc5 chromosome 3, klBraLanc5.hap2, whole genome shotgun sequence genome contains the following:
- the LOC136429108 gene encoding sodium-dependent lysophosphatidylcholine symporter 1-like: MSGCVRPTSRAAAELYLLISSVTNNLSIGGYQTGACTQPDSVAFTTRLLVSFIPAGVMFLSLVFLWRYQLTGERLQANKAVLEERRNQQTAESGNTGETAPQPSLEMKSHDLPDKRGPVQLTYFGPYGSFRLKRP; the protein is encoded by the exons ATGTCGggctgtgtacgtccgacctcgcgcgcggctgccgaactttacctgctaatttcttcagttacaaacaaccTTTc GATCGGTGGCTACCAGACAGGTGCCTGTACCCAGCCGGACTCAGTCGCCTTCACCACCCGCCTGCTGGTCTCCTTCATCCCGGCAGGAGTGATGTTCCTCAGCCTGGTCTTCCTCTGGCGGTACCAGCTCACGGGCGAGAGACTCCAGGCGAACAAGGCCGTGCTAGAAGAACGAAG GAACCAGCAGACTGCAGAAAGCGGTAACACCGGTGAGACGGCACCACAGCCATCTCTGGAGATGAAGTCACATGACTTACCTGACAAACGTGGACCGGTGCAGCTGACTTACTTTGGGCCCTACGGTTCCTTCCGTTTAAAACGCCCTTAG